A genomic stretch from Hymenobacter psoromatis includes:
- a CDS encoding DNA topoisomerase I, with amino-acid sequence MVKNLVIVESPAKAKTIEGYLGPDFVVRSSYGHVRDLPKDNNAVDVANGFKPTYVVDADKRELISQLKKLSKEAETVWLASDDDREGEAISWHLAETLNLKADKTKRIVFREITKTAILAAIQNPREINLNLVNAQQARRVLDRLVGFELSPVLWRKVKAGLSAGRVQSVAVRLVVDREREINKHTASSAYRIVARFNVGEGTTLEAELPTRYKTREEAEAFLARCIGATYSINSLDKKPGKRSPAPPFTTSTLQQEASRKLGFSVAQTMTVAQKLYEAGRISYMRTDSLNLSEDARTGAREAIEAAYGAEYALERHFKTKSASAQEAHEAIRPTDFKQVKAGADASEQRLYDLIRKRAMGSQMADALIERTTAVIGISTQPGTTFSATGEVITFEGFLKAYAESKDDEDQPADGESSFSRGLPPLSVGQNLPLQTLTATERFSTPPARYTEASLVKKLEEMGIGRPSTYAPTISVVQKRGYVEKDSREGKERKIYALSLVGNEVKTEQRPETYGADKAKLFPTDTALVVTDFLVEHFPAIVDFQFTAKVEDEFDQIANGREEWGNMLAGFYEPFHASVERGQDIERRTLSSTREIGLHPETGEKITARLGKYGPYVALGDTEGETKPAYANLRKGMFIETITLEEALDLFKLPRVVGEFEDKPMAAALGRFGPYIRHDSKFYSLTKEQDPYTITGDEAVVLIEAKRKSDAERLIRDFPENPDIQVLNGRFGPYIVAGKKNVKIPKGEEPTELTLERCVELAAATPDKPAKGGRFGKKAVAEKPAKEADAPAKKAAKAPAAKKKAPAKKPATTAKKAAPKKATASK; translated from the coding sequence ATGGTCAAGAATCTAGTTATCGTCGAGTCGCCCGCCAAGGCCAAAACTATTGAAGGCTACCTCGGCCCCGATTTTGTGGTGCGCTCCAGCTACGGGCACGTCCGCGACCTGCCAAAGGACAATAATGCCGTGGACGTGGCCAACGGTTTCAAGCCTACCTACGTGGTCGATGCCGACAAGCGCGAGCTGATTTCACAGCTCAAAAAGCTGTCGAAAGAAGCCGAAACCGTGTGGCTGGCGAGTGACGATGACCGCGAGGGCGAGGCTATTTCGTGGCACCTGGCCGAAACGCTTAACCTCAAGGCTGACAAGACGAAGCGCATCGTGTTTCGCGAGATTACCAAGACCGCGATTCTGGCCGCCATCCAGAATCCGCGCGAAATAAACCTCAACCTGGTGAATGCCCAGCAGGCCCGCCGCGTGCTCGACCGCCTGGTGGGCTTCGAGTTGAGCCCGGTGCTGTGGCGCAAGGTGAAAGCCGGCCTTTCGGCGGGCCGCGTGCAGAGCGTGGCCGTGCGCCTGGTGGTGGACCGCGAGCGCGAAATCAACAAGCACACCGCCAGCAGCGCCTACCGCATCGTGGCCCGCTTCAACGTGGGCGAGGGCACCACGCTGGAAGCCGAGTTGCCTACCCGCTACAAAACCCGCGAAGAGGCGGAGGCTTTTTTGGCGCGCTGCATTGGGGCGACATACAGTATTAATAGCCTGGACAAAAAACCCGGCAAGCGCAGCCCCGCGCCGCCCTTCACTACCTCCACCTTGCAGCAGGAAGCCTCGCGCAAGCTGGGTTTCTCAGTGGCCCAGACCATGACGGTGGCCCAGAAGCTGTACGAGGCCGGCCGCATCAGCTACATGCGGACCGACTCGCTGAACCTGAGCGAGGATGCCCGCACGGGTGCCCGCGAAGCCATTGAGGCCGCTTACGGGGCCGAATACGCGCTGGAGCGCCACTTCAAAACCAAGTCGGCCTCGGCCCAGGAGGCGCACGAAGCCATTCGGCCCACTGATTTCAAGCAGGTGAAAGCCGGGGCCGATGCCTCGGAGCAGCGCCTCTACGACCTGATTCGCAAGCGGGCGATGGGTTCGCAGATGGCCGACGCGCTCATTGAGCGCACCACGGCCGTTATTGGCATCAGCACGCAGCCGGGCACCACGTTTTCGGCGACGGGGGAGGTCATTACATTTGAGGGCTTTTTGAAAGCCTACGCTGAAAGTAAGGATGACGAGGACCAGCCGGCCGACGGCGAAAGTTCGTTTTCGCGCGGCCTACCCCCCCTTAGCGTGGGCCAAAACCTGCCGCTGCAAACCCTGACCGCTACCGAGCGCTTTTCTACCCCGCCCGCCCGCTACACCGAGGCTTCGCTGGTGAAAAAGCTGGAGGAAATGGGCATCGGCCGCCCGAGCACCTACGCGCCAACCATCAGCGTGGTGCAGAAGCGCGGCTACGTGGAGAAAGACTCGCGCGAGGGCAAGGAGCGCAAGATTTACGCCTTGTCGCTGGTGGGCAACGAGGTAAAAACCGAGCAGCGCCCCGAAACCTACGGCGCGGATAAAGCCAAGCTTTTCCCGACCGATACGGCGCTGGTAGTCACCGACTTCCTGGTTGAGCACTTTCCGGCCATCGTGGATTTTCAGTTCACGGCCAAGGTGGAGGACGAGTTTGACCAGATTGCCAACGGCCGCGAAGAGTGGGGCAACATGCTGGCCGGCTTCTACGAGCCGTTCCACGCCAGCGTGGAGCGCGGGCAGGACATTGAGCGCAGGACGCTCAGCAGCACCCGTGAGATTGGCCTGCACCCCGAAACGGGCGAAAAAATAACCGCTCGCCTCGGCAAATACGGCCCCTACGTGGCGCTGGGCGACACTGAAGGCGAAACCAAGCCCGCCTACGCCAACCTGCGCAAGGGCATGTTTATCGAAACCATCACGCTCGAAGAGGCGCTGGATTTGTTTAAGCTGCCGCGCGTGGTAGGCGAGTTTGAGGACAAGCCGATGGCTGCCGCTCTCGGCCGCTTCGGCCCCTATATCCGCCACGACAGCAAGTTTTACTCGCTCACCAAGGAGCAGGACCCATACACCATCACGGGCGACGAAGCCGTGGTGCTCATTGAAGCCAAGCGTAAATCCGACGCCGAGCGCCTTATCAGAGATTTTCCCGAAAACCCGGATATTCAGGTGCTGAACGGCCGCTTCGGCCCCTACATCGTGGCCGGCAAGAAGAACGTGAAGATTCCGAAGGGCGAGGAGCCCACCGAGCTCACGCTGGAGCGCTGCGTGGAGCTAGCCGCCGCTACCCCCGACAAGCCCGCCAAAGGCGGCCGCTTCGGCAAGAAAGCCGTCGCCGAGAAGCCCGCCAAAGAAGCCGACGCGCCCGCTAAAAAGGCGGCTAAAGCCCCGGCCGCCAAGAAAAAGGCTCCGGCTAAGAAGCCGGCGACCACCGCCAAGAAGGCCGCGCCTAAGAAAGCGACCGCCAGCAAGTAA
- a CDS encoding histidine kinase, with translation MNKRILIVDDSFYMRTMLKNMLTDAGYDVVGEAANGQQALEMAVATTPDLITLDVILPDNTGLDVLKGIRQQQPDAKVVMCSAVGQETIVNEAIENGALAYIVKPFSEERVLEIVGNALQGDSSLA, from the coding sequence ATGAATAAGCGCATTCTCATCGTCGATGACTCGTTCTATATGCGGACGATGCTCAAGAATATGCTCACCGACGCGGGCTACGACGTAGTGGGTGAGGCCGCCAACGGCCAGCAGGCCCTGGAAATGGCCGTGGCTACGACTCCCGACCTCATCACCCTCGACGTTATCCTGCCCGACAACACTGGCTTGGACGTGCTTAAGGGCATTCGCCAGCAGCAACCCGATGCCAAAGTAGTAATGTGCTCGGCCGTGGGCCAGGAAACCATTGTGAATGAGGCTATTGAAAATGGCGCGTTGGCTTATATCGTAAAGCCCTTCTCCGAAGAGCGCGTGCTGGAGATTGTGGGCAATGCCCTGCAAGGCGATAGCTCCCTCGCCTAA
- a CDS encoding chemotaxis protein CheA, producing MKSREQEYRELFMAEALEYYDAMSRHLSELERNPQDVAALNELFRLMHNLKANARAMGFVDMGEVAHKMETLFGQIRGQERAFTGTLVTLTFRAVDILGNMIRAVGAGQEAVDDKPLIENLERLIQGQEPLEAQTKPTEEEAETDAARKLELSDLVYIPVKKLDNLLNLVGELVIDRDRILTLADELNSPALRATAQHLFRISDDLQYSVMDVRLVGAGVLLNKFPRVVRDVAASEEKQVELTLLGQDVQIDRNVLQLITDALLHIVRNAVSHGLEGPADRRAAGKPEMGQLRITALTERDDVLLQVQDDGRGIDTDAVRKKALRKGVVTAEAAALLDEEGVWALLFEPGFSMAEQITEISGRGVGLDVVKLAIDSLGGRLRVASELGKGTTFTLVLPTSIAVKGALLIELDARAYAVPLLHTDTVLALANDEIFAVGGLLMTRVQDENVPLVNLRQLLYAEGDELLPRATRAELPTDGSRLQVLVVSYGNRRLGIVIDRFLRQQNIVVKSLSKPLDTIDLFGGVTLLGSGQLCLVLDVPALTRLFLAKRP from the coding sequence ATGAAATCACGCGAGCAGGAATACCGGGAGTTGTTCATGGCCGAAGCGCTGGAGTACTACGACGCTATGTCGCGGCACCTCAGCGAGTTGGAGCGCAACCCGCAGGATGTGGCGGCGCTCAATGAGCTGTTCCGGCTCATGCACAACCTCAAGGCCAACGCCCGCGCGATGGGCTTCGTCGATATGGGCGAAGTTGCCCACAAGATGGAAACCCTGTTTGGGCAGATTCGGGGGCAGGAACGCGCTTTCACGGGTACGCTCGTAACGCTCACCTTCCGGGCCGTCGATATTCTGGGCAACATGATTCGGGCCGTGGGCGCGGGGCAGGAAGCAGTTGATGACAAGCCGCTGATTGAAAACCTGGAGCGCCTGATTCAGGGCCAAGAGCCCCTTGAAGCCCAGACTAAACCCACCGAGGAAGAAGCGGAAACCGATGCCGCCCGCAAGCTGGAGCTGTCGGACCTGGTTTATATTCCGGTCAAAAAACTCGATAACCTTCTCAACCTGGTCGGCGAGCTGGTTATTGACCGGGACCGGATTCTGACGCTGGCGGACGAGCTGAACAGCCCGGCGCTCCGCGCCACCGCCCAGCACCTGTTCCGCATTTCCGACGATTTGCAGTATTCCGTGATGGATGTGCGCCTGGTTGGGGCCGGGGTGCTACTCAATAAATTTCCGCGGGTGGTGCGCGACGTGGCCGCGTCCGAAGAGAAGCAGGTCGAGCTCACGCTGCTGGGGCAGGATGTGCAGATTGACCGCAACGTGTTGCAGCTCATCACCGATGCCCTGCTGCATATTGTGCGCAACGCCGTCAGCCACGGCCTCGAAGGCCCCGCCGACCGCAGGGCCGCCGGCAAGCCCGAAATGGGACAGCTGCGCATCACAGCCCTCACGGAGCGCGACGACGTGTTGCTACAGGTGCAGGACGACGGCCGGGGCATCGACACCGACGCCGTGCGTAAAAAAGCCCTTCGGAAGGGGGTAGTAACGGCCGAAGCCGCCGCCCTGCTTGACGAGGAGGGCGTGTGGGCGCTGCTGTTTGAGCCGGGCTTTTCGATGGCGGAGCAAATAACCGAAATCTCGGGCCGGGGCGTGGGCCTCGATGTAGTGAAGCTGGCCATCGACTCGCTGGGCGGCCGCCTGCGCGTGGCATCGGAGCTGGGCAAAGGCACCACCTTCACGCTGGTCCTACCCACCTCTATTGCCGTGAAGGGTGCCTTGCTGATTGAGCTGGACGCCCGCGCCTACGCCGTGCCGCTGCTGCACACCGACACGGTGCTGGCCCTGGCCAACGATGAAATATTCGCGGTTGGGGGCTTGCTGATGACGCGCGTGCAGGATGAAAACGTGCCGCTGGTGAACCTGCGGCAGCTGCTCTACGCCGAGGGCGACGAGCTGCTACCCCGTGCCACACGCGCCGAACTGCCCACCGATGGCAGCCGGCTGCAGGTGCTGGTAGTTAGCTACGGCAACCGGCGCCTGGGGATAGTTATCGACCGTTTCCTGCGGCAGCAGAATATCGTGGTCAAATCATTGAGCAAGCCCCTCGACACCATTGACCTTTTTGGGGGCGTAACCCTGCTGGGCAGCGGCCAGCTTTGCCTGGTGCTGGACGTGCCCGCCTTAACCCGGCTATTTCTGGCCAAACGACCCTGA